The Helianthus annuus cultivar XRQ/B chromosome 16, HanXRQr2.0-SUNRISE, whole genome shotgun sequence genome includes a window with the following:
- the LOC110914975 gene encoding N-terminal acetyltransferase A complex auxiliary subunit NAA15 isoform X2 has product MGASLPPKEANLFKLIVKSYETKQYKKGLKAADAILKKFPNHGETLSMKGLTLNCMDRKPEAYELVRLGLKNDLKSHVCWHVYGLLYRSDREYREAIKCYRNALRIDPDNIEILRDLSLLQAQMRDLAGFVETRQQLLTLKPSHRMNWIGFAVSQHLNSNASKAIDILEAYEGTLEEDYPPDNERCEHGEMLLYKISLLEECGLLEKALLELHKKELKIVDKLSYKEVEASLLVKLNRLQEGEKLHRVLLSMNPDNYRYYEGLQKCVGLYSKNGQYSSDEVDQLDSLYKSLGQQYTWSSAVKRIPLDFLEDVKFRDAADNYIKPLLTKGVPSLFSDLSPLYDHPGKADILEKLLLDLEESVKTAGGYPGRSEKEPPSTLMWILFYLAQHYDRRGLYDVALAKINEALQHTPTVIDLYSVKSKILKHGGDFTAAAELADEARCMDLADRYVNSQCVKRMLQADQVLLAEKTAVLFTKDGEQHNNLHDMQCMWYELACGESYFRQGDLGRALKKFLAVEKHYADITEDQFDFHSYCLRKMTLRSYIEMLRFQDRLHAHDYFRKAAIGAIKCYIKLYDTPSKSSTEEEDELAKLPASQKKKLRQKQRKAEARAKKEAEVKSEEANVGGVSKSGKRQVKPVDPDPHGEKLLQTEDPLMEAGKYLKLLQKHSSDFLETHLLSFEVNLRKKKILLALQALKHLQRMDPGNPDAHRCLLRFFHEVASMPAPATDGEKLISGVLEAERLTFSQLHGKSLTEANTVFLEQHKDSLLHRAAVAEMIYCLERNKGDAIKLIEESPNNLVSSNGSVREWKLKDCVAVHKMLGTVFNDNDAATRWKLRCAEYFPYSTYFEGRNCSTHALNKDSKQTESENGSVEFLPSSALKNLAI; this is encoded by the exons ATGGGCGCTTCTCTGCCTCCGAAAGAGGCCAATCTGTTCAAGTTAATCGTC AAATCTTACGAAACCAAACAGTACAAGAAGGGGTTGAAGGCTGCCGATGCTATATTGAAGAAGTTTCCAAATCATGGAG AAACTCTTTCAATGAAAGGATTAACACTGAACTGTATGGATCGTAAGCCAGAAGCATACGAGCTAGTACGGTTGGGATTAAAG AATGATTTGAAAAGCCATGTTTGTTGGCACGTGTATGGTCTTCTCTATCGTTCAGATAGAGAGTATAGGGAGGCAATAAAATGTTACCGGAATGCTCTGCGGATAGATCCAGATAACATTGAAATACTGAGAGACCTATCGTTATTGCAG GCACAAATGCGAGACTTGGCTGGTTTTGTTGAAACCAGACAACAGTTGCTGACATTGAAACCAAGTCATCGAATGAATTGGATCGGTTTTGCAGTTTCTCAGCATCTGAACTCAAA TGCATCCAAAGCCATTGACATTCTAGAAGCATATGAAGGGACTCTTGAAGAAGATTATCCTCCAGATAACGAACGCTGTGAACATGGTGAAATGCTGTTATACAAG ATATCTTTATTAGAGGAATGTGGATTGCTTGAAAAAGCTCTTCTTGAGTTACACAAGAAAGAATTGAAGATA GTTGATAAATTATCCTACAAGGAAGTGGAGGCTTCTCTTCTTGTGAAGCTTAATCGCCTTCAAGAAGGTGAAAAATTGCACAGAGTTCTGTTATCAATGAATCCCGACAATTACAg ATACTATGAAGGATTGCAAAAATGTGTTGGACTATATTCGAAAAATGGTCAATATTCCTCTGATGAAGTTGACCAATTGGACTCGTTATACAAGTCACTTGGGCAGCAATACACCTGGTCTTCTGCTGTTAAG AGAATCCCATTAGATTTTCTAGAGGATGTAAAATTTCGAGATGCAGCTGATAACTATATTAAGCCGCTCCTAACAAAG GGAGTCCCTTCACTTTTCTCGGATCTTTCTCCTTTATATGATCATCCTGGCAAG GCTGATATTCTTGAAAAGTTGCTCCTTGATTTGGAGGAATCAGTTAAAACCGCTGGTGGATACCCCGGAAG ATCGGAAAAAGAGCCCCCTTCAACGCTGATGTGGATCTTGTTTTATCTGGCTCAA CATTATGACAGACGTGGGCTGTATGATGTTGCTCTTGCTAAAATCAATGAGGCTTTGCAACACACTCCGACTGTCATTGATCTATACTCCGTTAAG AGCAAAATATTAAAACATGGCGGGGACTTCACTGCTGCTGCTGAGCTGGCAGATGAAGCTAGATGCATGGATCTTGCAGATCGATACGTCAACAGCCAATGTGTCAAAAGAATGTTGCAAGCTGACCAG GTTCTACTTGCAGAAAAGACAGCTGTATTATTCACAAAAGATGGAGAACAACACAATAATCTTCATGACATGCAATGCATGTG GTACGAACTTGCGTGTGGAGAAAGTTACTTCCGGCAGGGTGATCTTGGGCGTGCTTTAAAAAAGTTCTTAGCTGTGGAGAAACATTATGCTGACATCACAGAAGACCAGTTTGACTTCCATTCTTATTGTTTAAGAAAAATGACCCTGCGTTCCTATATCGAAATGCTAAGGTTTCAAGATCGGCTTCATGCACATGATTACTTTAGGAAAGCAGCAATTGGAGCTATAAA ATGCTACATCAAGCTGTATGATACCCCTTCAAAGTCATCAACGGAAGAAGAAGATGAACTTGCAAAATTACCTGCTTCTCAAAAGAAGAAATTGAGGCAAAAACAGAGGAAGGCTGAAGCACGAGCTAAAAAG GAGGCAGAAGTGAAGAGTGAGGAAGCAAACGTTGGTGGCGTTTCTAAATCTGGTAAACGACAGGTCAAACCAGTTGACCCGGATCCACATGGAGAGAAGCTATTGCAG ACTGAAGATCCTTTAATGGAAGCTGGAAAGTATCTGAAGTTGCTGCAAAAACATTCATCCGATTTCTTGGAGACACATTTGCTTTCTTTTGAAGTAAATCTGAGAAAGAAAAAGATTTTACTTGCATTGCAG GCTCTGAAGCATCTACAACGAATGGATCCTGGAAACCCAGATGCTCATCGATGTTTG TTGAGATTTTTCCATGAAGTTGCATCAATGCCAGCCCCTGCCACTGATGGTGAAAAACTTATTTCGGGCGTCTTGGAAGCAGAGCGACTAACTTTCAG TCAGTTGCATGGTAAATCTCTGACGGAAGCAAATACTGTTTTCCTCGAGCAACATAAAG ATTCCTTATTGCACAGAGCAGCAGTAGCCGAGATGATTTATTGTCTAGAACGGAACAAGGGTGATGCGATTAAATTGATAGAAGAATCACCCAATAATCTTGTGTCGAG TAATGGATCGGTTAGAGAATGGAAGCTAAAAGACTGTGTTGCAGTTCACAAAATGTTGGGGACGGTTTTCAATGATAATGATGCTGCAACAA GGTGGAAACTCCGATGTGCAGAATATTTTCCATACTCAACCTACTTTGAAGGCCGAAACTGCTCTACTCATGCTTTAAACAAAGATTCCAAACAAACGGAGTCTGAAAACGGTTCAGTTGAATTTCTTCCATCAAGTGCATTGAAAAATCTAGCAATCTAG
- the LOC110915903 gene encoding DNA-repair protein XRCC1 isoform X1, translating to MPDSGSHKPAGRALPSWMSARDADNNSGRKENDKEKQPAGQRTSTDKFSKLMEGVVFVLSGFVNPERSTLRSQALEMGAEYQGDWNDKCTLLVCAFTNTPKFRQVEADNGTVVSKGWITECYDQKQLVAIEPFLLHAGKPWRHQSNSTGPSQDLKPSSSKSSYKQADKFVDSKPRASSSSKSQQTAHKPAKKEFSTSDVKKWAIDDMKKTMSWLNSQEEKPDSSEIKKVAAEGILTCLQDAIDSLKEGRGLEKILEDWSFVPRVVEELNKLDIAGDSPVKKDVYHQAIVCKRIYEFELGNSEDEKTTDKKKRAKIEKSEKTENYDSDDTIEMTEEEVKEAFDRVASSFHK from the exons ATGCCTGATTCCGGAAGTCATAAACCCGCAGGGCGGGCTCTCCCTTCATGGATGAGCGCAAGGGATGCCGATAACAACTCCGGTCGTAAGGAAAACGACAAAGAAAAACAGCCAGCCGGCCAACGCACATCTACTGATAAATTTTCCAAACTCATG GAAGGGGTTGTATTTGTACTTTCAGGGTTTGTTAATCCGGAACGCAGCACGTTACGGTCGCAAGCATTGGAGATGGGGGCAGAGTATCAAGGTGATTGGAACGACAAATGCACCCTGCTGGTTTGTGCGTTTACTAATACCCCGAAGTTTCGACAAGTTGAGGCTGATAATGGAACCGTTGTCTCCAAG GGTTGGATAACCGAGTGTTATGACCAGAAACAGCTTGTTGCGATTGAACCTTTCCTTTTGCATGCTGGTAAACCGTGGAGGCATCAAAGCAATTCTACTGGACCTAGCCAAG ATTTAAAACCATCTTCATCAAAGAGCTCGTATAAGCAAGCAGATAAGTTTGTGGATTCAAAACCACGAGCGTCTTCTTCGAGCAAG AGTCAACAGACAGCCCATAAGCCTGCTAAAAAGGAGTTTTCAACTTCTGACGTGAAGAAATGGGCAATAGATGACATGAAAAAAACGATGTCATGGTTGAACAGTCAAGAGGAAAAG CCTGATTCAAGTGAGATAAAGAAGGTAGCAGCTGAAGGAATCCTGACATGTTTGCAGGATGCGATAGATTCTCTCAAGGAGGGACGG GGCTTGGAAAAAATACTTGAGGACTGGAGTTTTGTCCCACGGGTTGTTGAAGAGCTGAACAAGCTTGACATAGCCGGAGATAGTCCGGTTAAAAAAGACGTTTACCACCAAGCTATCGTGTGCAAACGCATTTATGAATTTGAGCTCGGAAATTCAGAAGATGAAAAAACGACGGATAAAAAGAAACGAGCGAAGATCGAGAAAAGTGAAAAAACAGAAAATTATGACAGTGATGATACAATTGAGATGACAGAAGAAGAAGTAAAGGAAGCATTTGATAGAGTTGCTTCTAGCTTTCATAAATGA
- the LOC110914975 gene encoding N-terminal acetyltransferase A complex auxiliary subunit NAA15 isoform X1 codes for MGASLPPKEANLFKLIVKSYETKQYKKGLKAADAILKKFPNHGETLSMKGLTLNCMDRKPEAYELVRLGLKNDLKSHVCWHVYGLLYRSDREYREAIKCYRNALRIDPDNIEILRDLSLLQAQMRDLAGFVETRQQLLTLKPSHRMNWIGFAVSQHLNSNASKAIDILEAYEGTLEEDYPPDNERCEHGEMLLYKISLLEECGLLEKALLELHKKELKIVDKLSYKEVEASLLVKLNRLQEGEKLHRVLLSMNPDNYRYYEGLQKCVGLYSKNGQYSSDEVDQLDSLYKSLGQQYTWSSAVKRIPLDFLEDVKFRDAADNYIKPLLTKGVPSLFSDLSPLYDHPGKVCASYHLETSRSFHFMIPYITMINLSPFLQADILEKLLLDLEESVKTAGGYPGRSEKEPPSTLMWILFYLAQHYDRRGLYDVALAKINEALQHTPTVIDLYSVKSKILKHGGDFTAAAELADEARCMDLADRYVNSQCVKRMLQADQVLLAEKTAVLFTKDGEQHNNLHDMQCMWYELACGESYFRQGDLGRALKKFLAVEKHYADITEDQFDFHSYCLRKMTLRSYIEMLRFQDRLHAHDYFRKAAIGAIKCYIKLYDTPSKSSTEEEDELAKLPASQKKKLRQKQRKAEARAKKEAEVKSEEANVGGVSKSGKRQVKPVDPDPHGEKLLQTEDPLMEAGKYLKLLQKHSSDFLETHLLSFEVNLRKKKILLALQALKHLQRMDPGNPDAHRCLLRFFHEVASMPAPATDGEKLISGVLEAERLTFSQLHGKSLTEANTVFLEQHKDSLLHRAAVAEMIYCLERNKGDAIKLIEESPNNLVSSNGSVREWKLKDCVAVHKMLGTVFNDNDAATRWKLRCAEYFPYSTYFEGRNCSTHALNKDSKQTESENGSVEFLPSSALKNLAI; via the exons ATGGGCGCTTCTCTGCCTCCGAAAGAGGCCAATCTGTTCAAGTTAATCGTC AAATCTTACGAAACCAAACAGTACAAGAAGGGGTTGAAGGCTGCCGATGCTATATTGAAGAAGTTTCCAAATCATGGAG AAACTCTTTCAATGAAAGGATTAACACTGAACTGTATGGATCGTAAGCCAGAAGCATACGAGCTAGTACGGTTGGGATTAAAG AATGATTTGAAAAGCCATGTTTGTTGGCACGTGTATGGTCTTCTCTATCGTTCAGATAGAGAGTATAGGGAGGCAATAAAATGTTACCGGAATGCTCTGCGGATAGATCCAGATAACATTGAAATACTGAGAGACCTATCGTTATTGCAG GCACAAATGCGAGACTTGGCTGGTTTTGTTGAAACCAGACAACAGTTGCTGACATTGAAACCAAGTCATCGAATGAATTGGATCGGTTTTGCAGTTTCTCAGCATCTGAACTCAAA TGCATCCAAAGCCATTGACATTCTAGAAGCATATGAAGGGACTCTTGAAGAAGATTATCCTCCAGATAACGAACGCTGTGAACATGGTGAAATGCTGTTATACAAG ATATCTTTATTAGAGGAATGTGGATTGCTTGAAAAAGCTCTTCTTGAGTTACACAAGAAAGAATTGAAGATA GTTGATAAATTATCCTACAAGGAAGTGGAGGCTTCTCTTCTTGTGAAGCTTAATCGCCTTCAAGAAGGTGAAAAATTGCACAGAGTTCTGTTATCAATGAATCCCGACAATTACAg ATACTATGAAGGATTGCAAAAATGTGTTGGACTATATTCGAAAAATGGTCAATATTCCTCTGATGAAGTTGACCAATTGGACTCGTTATACAAGTCACTTGGGCAGCAATACACCTGGTCTTCTGCTGTTAAG AGAATCCCATTAGATTTTCTAGAGGATGTAAAATTTCGAGATGCAGCTGATAACTATATTAAGCCGCTCCTAACAAAG GGAGTCCCTTCACTTTTCTCGGATCTTTCTCCTTTATATGATCATCCTGGCAAGGTTTGTGCAAGCTACCATCTAGAAACATCTAGATCATTTCACTTCATGATTCCTTATATTACTATGATAAATCTCTCTCCTTTTTTACAGGCTGATATTCTTGAAAAGTTGCTCCTTGATTTGGAGGAATCAGTTAAAACCGCTGGTGGATACCCCGGAAG ATCGGAAAAAGAGCCCCCTTCAACGCTGATGTGGATCTTGTTTTATCTGGCTCAA CATTATGACAGACGTGGGCTGTATGATGTTGCTCTTGCTAAAATCAATGAGGCTTTGCAACACACTCCGACTGTCATTGATCTATACTCCGTTAAG AGCAAAATATTAAAACATGGCGGGGACTTCACTGCTGCTGCTGAGCTGGCAGATGAAGCTAGATGCATGGATCTTGCAGATCGATACGTCAACAGCCAATGTGTCAAAAGAATGTTGCAAGCTGACCAG GTTCTACTTGCAGAAAAGACAGCTGTATTATTCACAAAAGATGGAGAACAACACAATAATCTTCATGACATGCAATGCATGTG GTACGAACTTGCGTGTGGAGAAAGTTACTTCCGGCAGGGTGATCTTGGGCGTGCTTTAAAAAAGTTCTTAGCTGTGGAGAAACATTATGCTGACATCACAGAAGACCAGTTTGACTTCCATTCTTATTGTTTAAGAAAAATGACCCTGCGTTCCTATATCGAAATGCTAAGGTTTCAAGATCGGCTTCATGCACATGATTACTTTAGGAAAGCAGCAATTGGAGCTATAAA ATGCTACATCAAGCTGTATGATACCCCTTCAAAGTCATCAACGGAAGAAGAAGATGAACTTGCAAAATTACCTGCTTCTCAAAAGAAGAAATTGAGGCAAAAACAGAGGAAGGCTGAAGCACGAGCTAAAAAG GAGGCAGAAGTGAAGAGTGAGGAAGCAAACGTTGGTGGCGTTTCTAAATCTGGTAAACGACAGGTCAAACCAGTTGACCCGGATCCACATGGAGAGAAGCTATTGCAG ACTGAAGATCCTTTAATGGAAGCTGGAAAGTATCTGAAGTTGCTGCAAAAACATTCATCCGATTTCTTGGAGACACATTTGCTTTCTTTTGAAGTAAATCTGAGAAAGAAAAAGATTTTACTTGCATTGCAG GCTCTGAAGCATCTACAACGAATGGATCCTGGAAACCCAGATGCTCATCGATGTTTG TTGAGATTTTTCCATGAAGTTGCATCAATGCCAGCCCCTGCCACTGATGGTGAAAAACTTATTTCGGGCGTCTTGGAAGCAGAGCGACTAACTTTCAG TCAGTTGCATGGTAAATCTCTGACGGAAGCAAATACTGTTTTCCTCGAGCAACATAAAG ATTCCTTATTGCACAGAGCAGCAGTAGCCGAGATGATTTATTGTCTAGAACGGAACAAGGGTGATGCGATTAAATTGATAGAAGAATCACCCAATAATCTTGTGTCGAG TAATGGATCGGTTAGAGAATGGAAGCTAAAAGACTGTGTTGCAGTTCACAAAATGTTGGGGACGGTTTTCAATGATAATGATGCTGCAACAA GGTGGAAACTCCGATGTGCAGAATATTTTCCATACTCAACCTACTTTGAAGGCCGAAACTGCTCTACTCATGCTTTAAACAAAGATTCCAAACAAACGGAGTCTGAAAACGGTTCAGTTGAATTTCTTCCATCAAGTGCATTGAAAAATCTAGCAATCTAG
- the LOC110915903 gene encoding DNA-repair protein XRCC1 isoform X2 translates to MSARDADNNSGRKENDKEKQPAGQRTSTDKFSKLMEGVVFVLSGFVNPERSTLRSQALEMGAEYQGDWNDKCTLLVCAFTNTPKFRQVEADNGTVVSKGWITECYDQKQLVAIEPFLLHAGKPWRHQSNSTGPSQDLKPSSSKSSYKQADKFVDSKPRASSSSKSQQTAHKPAKKEFSTSDVKKWAIDDMKKTMSWLNSQEEKPDSSEIKKVAAEGILTCLQDAIDSLKEGRGLEKILEDWSFVPRVVEELNKLDIAGDSPVKKDVYHQAIVCKRIYEFELGNSEDEKTTDKKKRAKIEKSEKTENYDSDDTIEMTEEEVKEAFDRVASSFHK, encoded by the exons ATGAGCGCAAGGGATGCCGATAACAACTCCGGTCGTAAGGAAAACGACAAAGAAAAACAGCCAGCCGGCCAACGCACATCTACTGATAAATTTTCCAAACTCATG GAAGGGGTTGTATTTGTACTTTCAGGGTTTGTTAATCCGGAACGCAGCACGTTACGGTCGCAAGCATTGGAGATGGGGGCAGAGTATCAAGGTGATTGGAACGACAAATGCACCCTGCTGGTTTGTGCGTTTACTAATACCCCGAAGTTTCGACAAGTTGAGGCTGATAATGGAACCGTTGTCTCCAAG GGTTGGATAACCGAGTGTTATGACCAGAAACAGCTTGTTGCGATTGAACCTTTCCTTTTGCATGCTGGTAAACCGTGGAGGCATCAAAGCAATTCTACTGGACCTAGCCAAG ATTTAAAACCATCTTCATCAAAGAGCTCGTATAAGCAAGCAGATAAGTTTGTGGATTCAAAACCACGAGCGTCTTCTTCGAGCAAG AGTCAACAGACAGCCCATAAGCCTGCTAAAAAGGAGTTTTCAACTTCTGACGTGAAGAAATGGGCAATAGATGACATGAAAAAAACGATGTCATGGTTGAACAGTCAAGAGGAAAAG CCTGATTCAAGTGAGATAAAGAAGGTAGCAGCTGAAGGAATCCTGACATGTTTGCAGGATGCGATAGATTCTCTCAAGGAGGGACGG GGCTTGGAAAAAATACTTGAGGACTGGAGTTTTGTCCCACGGGTTGTTGAAGAGCTGAACAAGCTTGACATAGCCGGAGATAGTCCGGTTAAAAAAGACGTTTACCACCAAGCTATCGTGTGCAAACGCATTTATGAATTTGAGCTCGGAAATTCAGAAGATGAAAAAACGACGGATAAAAAGAAACGAGCGAAGATCGAGAAAAGTGAAAAAACAGAAAATTATGACAGTGATGATACAATTGAGATGACAGAAGAAGAAGTAAAGGAAGCATTTGATAGAGTTGCTTCTAGCTTTCATAAATGA
- the LOC110914975 gene encoding N-terminal acetyltransferase A complex auxiliary subunit NAA15 isoform X3, whose protein sequence is MGASLPPKEANLFKLIVKSYETKQYKKGLKAADAILKKFPNHGETLSMKGLTLNCMDRKPEAYELVRLGLKNDLKSHVCWHVYGLLYRSDREYREAIKCYRNALRIDPDNIEILRDLSLLQAQMRDLAGFVETRQQLLTLKPSHRMNWIGFAVSQHLNSNASKAIDILEAYEGTLEEDYPPDNERCEHGEMLLYKISLLEECGLLEKALLELHKKELKIVDKLSYKEVEASLLVKLNRLQEGEKLHRVLLSMNPDNYRYYEGLQKCVGLYSKNGQYSSDEVDQLDSLYKSLGQQYTWSSAVKRIPLDFLEDVKFRDAADNYIKPLLTKGVPSLFSDLSPLYDHPGKADILEKLLLDLEESVKTAGGYPGRSEKEPPSTLMWILFYLAQHYDRRGLYDVALAKINEALQHTPTVIDLYSVKSKILKHGGDFTAAAELADEARCMDLADRYVNSQCVKRMLQADQVLLAEKTAVLFTKDGEQHNNLHDMQCMWYELACGESYFRQGDLGRALKKFLAVEKHYADITEDQFDFHSYCLRKMTLRSYIEMLRFQDRLHAHDYFRKAAIGAIKCYIKLYDTPSKSSTEEEDELAKLPASQKKKLRQKQRKAEARAKKEAEVKSEEANVGGVSKSGKRQVKPVDPDPHGEKLLQTEDPLMEAGKYLKLLQKHSSDFLETHLLSFEVNLRKKKILLALQALKHLQRMDPGNPDAHRCLLRFFHEVASMPAPATDGEKLISGVLEAERLTFSQLHGKSLTEANTVFLEQHKDSLLHRAAVAEMIYCLERNKGDAIKLIEESPNNLVSSGSVREWKLKDCVAVHKMLGTVFNDNDAATRWKLRCAEYFPYSTYFEGRNCSTHALNKDSKQTESENGSVEFLPSSALKNLAI, encoded by the exons ATGGGCGCTTCTCTGCCTCCGAAAGAGGCCAATCTGTTCAAGTTAATCGTC AAATCTTACGAAACCAAACAGTACAAGAAGGGGTTGAAGGCTGCCGATGCTATATTGAAGAAGTTTCCAAATCATGGAG AAACTCTTTCAATGAAAGGATTAACACTGAACTGTATGGATCGTAAGCCAGAAGCATACGAGCTAGTACGGTTGGGATTAAAG AATGATTTGAAAAGCCATGTTTGTTGGCACGTGTATGGTCTTCTCTATCGTTCAGATAGAGAGTATAGGGAGGCAATAAAATGTTACCGGAATGCTCTGCGGATAGATCCAGATAACATTGAAATACTGAGAGACCTATCGTTATTGCAG GCACAAATGCGAGACTTGGCTGGTTTTGTTGAAACCAGACAACAGTTGCTGACATTGAAACCAAGTCATCGAATGAATTGGATCGGTTTTGCAGTTTCTCAGCATCTGAACTCAAA TGCATCCAAAGCCATTGACATTCTAGAAGCATATGAAGGGACTCTTGAAGAAGATTATCCTCCAGATAACGAACGCTGTGAACATGGTGAAATGCTGTTATACAAG ATATCTTTATTAGAGGAATGTGGATTGCTTGAAAAAGCTCTTCTTGAGTTACACAAGAAAGAATTGAAGATA GTTGATAAATTATCCTACAAGGAAGTGGAGGCTTCTCTTCTTGTGAAGCTTAATCGCCTTCAAGAAGGTGAAAAATTGCACAGAGTTCTGTTATCAATGAATCCCGACAATTACAg ATACTATGAAGGATTGCAAAAATGTGTTGGACTATATTCGAAAAATGGTCAATATTCCTCTGATGAAGTTGACCAATTGGACTCGTTATACAAGTCACTTGGGCAGCAATACACCTGGTCTTCTGCTGTTAAG AGAATCCCATTAGATTTTCTAGAGGATGTAAAATTTCGAGATGCAGCTGATAACTATATTAAGCCGCTCCTAACAAAG GGAGTCCCTTCACTTTTCTCGGATCTTTCTCCTTTATATGATCATCCTGGCAAG GCTGATATTCTTGAAAAGTTGCTCCTTGATTTGGAGGAATCAGTTAAAACCGCTGGTGGATACCCCGGAAG ATCGGAAAAAGAGCCCCCTTCAACGCTGATGTGGATCTTGTTTTATCTGGCTCAA CATTATGACAGACGTGGGCTGTATGATGTTGCTCTTGCTAAAATCAATGAGGCTTTGCAACACACTCCGACTGTCATTGATCTATACTCCGTTAAG AGCAAAATATTAAAACATGGCGGGGACTTCACTGCTGCTGCTGAGCTGGCAGATGAAGCTAGATGCATGGATCTTGCAGATCGATACGTCAACAGCCAATGTGTCAAAAGAATGTTGCAAGCTGACCAG GTTCTACTTGCAGAAAAGACAGCTGTATTATTCACAAAAGATGGAGAACAACACAATAATCTTCATGACATGCAATGCATGTG GTACGAACTTGCGTGTGGAGAAAGTTACTTCCGGCAGGGTGATCTTGGGCGTGCTTTAAAAAAGTTCTTAGCTGTGGAGAAACATTATGCTGACATCACAGAAGACCAGTTTGACTTCCATTCTTATTGTTTAAGAAAAATGACCCTGCGTTCCTATATCGAAATGCTAAGGTTTCAAGATCGGCTTCATGCACATGATTACTTTAGGAAAGCAGCAATTGGAGCTATAAA ATGCTACATCAAGCTGTATGATACCCCTTCAAAGTCATCAACGGAAGAAGAAGATGAACTTGCAAAATTACCTGCTTCTCAAAAGAAGAAATTGAGGCAAAAACAGAGGAAGGCTGAAGCACGAGCTAAAAAG GAGGCAGAAGTGAAGAGTGAGGAAGCAAACGTTGGTGGCGTTTCTAAATCTGGTAAACGACAGGTCAAACCAGTTGACCCGGATCCACATGGAGAGAAGCTATTGCAG ACTGAAGATCCTTTAATGGAAGCTGGAAAGTATCTGAAGTTGCTGCAAAAACATTCATCCGATTTCTTGGAGACACATTTGCTTTCTTTTGAAGTAAATCTGAGAAAGAAAAAGATTTTACTTGCATTGCAG GCTCTGAAGCATCTACAACGAATGGATCCTGGAAACCCAGATGCTCATCGATGTTTG TTGAGATTTTTCCATGAAGTTGCATCAATGCCAGCCCCTGCCACTGATGGTGAAAAACTTATTTCGGGCGTCTTGGAAGCAGAGCGACTAACTTTCAG TCAGTTGCATGGTAAATCTCTGACGGAAGCAAATACTGTTTTCCTCGAGCAACATAAAG ATTCCTTATTGCACAGAGCAGCAGTAGCCGAGATGATTTATTGTCTAGAACGGAACAAGGGTGATGCGATTAAATTGATAGAAGAATCACCCAATAATCTTGTGTCGAG TGGATCGGTTAGAGAATGGAAGCTAAAAGACTGTGTTGCAGTTCACAAAATGTTGGGGACGGTTTTCAATGATAATGATGCTGCAACAA GGTGGAAACTCCGATGTGCAGAATATTTTCCATACTCAACCTACTTTGAAGGCCGAAACTGCTCTACTCATGCTTTAAACAAAGATTCCAAACAAACGGAGTCTGAAAACGGTTCAGTTGAATTTCTTCCATCAAGTGCATTGAAAAATCTAGCAATCTAG